tctatgaatgttgttatttaatataagtagttgaataggtttttataatacaatttttttcagtttttagtttattaaatttttattttttaatgtatttaatataaaggtatgagagcttttatggtttaatacattaattgcatgcaaaaacacaagtgtgctgagttcaaaaaaaaaaaaaacacaagtgtgttttacatatgtatatagatagatagatagatataggtagatagatattttttttttggaaaaaccaaatatatatatatatatatataattactttgggaaataagagccccaagtacaatatagatagatatatattgatagaaatttttttattttaaaagtattttatctaaattatttattaataaatattattatttttatttttattttttaaatttgtcaaatgcaaagctcaagtcaattttaagtctatgaatgttgttatttaatataagtagttgaataggtttttataatacaattttttcagtttttaaattattaatttttttattttttaatgtatttaatataaaggtatgtgagcatttatggtttaatacattaattgcatgcaaaaacacaagtgtgctttacatatatactagGAATTTAGCCCGtttccgtgcaatgcacggacgAGCAGTTCCTCAATTTATCAGATTTTTCTAATCAAATACCAATTATTGTAACCTTGActttacttaaaaaaaaccaTTGACAACATTTGTCCtaaaacttttaaaatattcaAGGAAAAAATAAGCTAACCAAAGGTACAACAATTAGGGGGGGGGTCCTTCACATAGCAAAAAAAAAGgataattaaaacaaaataacaCCTTCTTCATCCTACACGTACAGTGTAAACATGCACCCTAAAACTAACTGACTGCACCATCCTCCACATCTGAATCTTGTGCTTTGCAACATAATTTCCAAGCCTCTCAAACTTACTCTATTAGACCTGAAACCACGAGCAACATACCTCACCAATCATGCAAATTGCACCTCTTCTATGACGAAACTACACACACACTTATTAGAGTGAAAATATGATACATAATTAAAGACCATAAGTTGACAGAATATCCTAATTGTTCACAAAATTAAAGACCATAAGAGTATGAACAAACTCTAGTTCTACCAACATCATAGCTTCAAACGAAAAAACCATGAAACATAACAGGAAACTTGTACCAAAACATATTATATCAATTCGAGAACCATTTACACCAAAAAAATGACACAATTGAGATTTCACTGTGATAGATTACTCAACCAATACAACCACCTTATAACAATTTGGTAACCCCATTTTCCAAAGCTGCAACTTGTGTCGACGAACTGTGTTTCCAAGCCTAAAAAAATTCTCCTTATAGAAATTAAACCATGGACCACGGACCTCACCCATCATGCCAGATTCTCTTCTTTCCTCCCCAAATGAGTACCAAATGATTTCCCATCTTCTCCAACTTCCATTAGGAAGAAGCACATTGATTTCAGTACTCAAATCACGGAAACATTCTACCTGAATGTAATCAGGAATTGTCTGCAAAATTAGAGTGGATTATGATAAGTATATCAACAACAATCATATCTACAATTAAAAAACCATACACATAGACAAAATAAGTCAACAAACCAGATGACGGGATCCATTCATTAGATCAGCGGTGAGATCAAAAGTGTGTATCAACATCTCATGGTCAACATaatcatcaccttcatcctcATAATCAGAATCATCAACAGAATCCAtacttgaatcttctccttcatcatcCGATAATATATCAATAATAACTTTACTTGGACCTGCCACACTCTCCCCAACATGGCGACACCGCTCTCTATAATTGATCTCGCTGAGGTTGATATCAAAAATACGTATACTAAACTTACAACCACCTAGGTAAATAAACTGAACAATTATATCTCCATTAATTTGGTGCACTGTTCGCAACTCGGAATAATTAATCCCAATTCTCGGTTCACTCTGATCATAGTAAAACCTAACACAGAATGTGTTCCACAGAGGATCTTGCAATTCAACGTCCTCAGAGAGTTCTTCTTCAAAATAACCTAGGAATCGTCTTGGTACTACAACATGCCGCTGAATATTCGACAAGGTTTAAGAATCAGGGATACATCAAATCAATGATACACATATATATCAtgaaaaaaagtaaagaaaatcAACTAATATTTACCTGCCCCATCTCAATTAGTCTATAAAAAATCCTTGGATTAGACATAGGACCTCTTAAGGAAAACGGATGCATAATCACTACAGAAATCACAAAAATTAAGTTCAGGACAATAGAGATAGAGAAATTGATAACTTATAACTTCAGTCTTACatgattaaaaataataatttgaataaaaacttcaatttacGAAGGTTCAAAGTGGAATGTAAACATCCATCCCTCTCAAACGTATCCAGAAACccattaaaaaaacaaagatcATTTTTTCCCCTCCTCAGAGAAAAGAACTAAACCCATTAAGACAAATGTAATATCATGATTTGGGCAATTTTCTAACACCAAAGTGTCCTTTGAATGAGTGTACACTAACTCCCCTACACAATTCTAACCTCTCTCCAATTATTTCATACACAAATAAGATCAGTACATCTGATTATCCATCAAAAATCACTTCCTAAAAACCTCAATACAACGGCCTTGAGACAATAAACTGACTTCAACACAAAGATGAATAAAATCAACTAAAAAACAATGGCCAACATCAACTAATTATTCCAAATTCGTGGGCAgtccaaaatttaaaatttccaCAATCAAACCTACACTAATCAAGACAAAGGACAGTAAAAACTCAACTTCCAACAATTGACCAGAATAAGAATGAAAAACTTCAActttacatttcaaaaaaacaCAAACACATATGTCATTTTCAACAAACACCTTGACCCCAAAATAGTGTTCATCTGAGCAAATGGAACGTAACTACAGAATACACTTACGAACAAAAGCCAAAATTATGTGTTTTTACACACCTCATTGATACAGGTGATAGGAAAAAGATTCCAGTACCAAACAAATATGGGTCTAAGAAATCATTGTAGAAAATTCACAAAATTgatattttgaaataaataaaatgaaaaatgaaatccAAAATTGATCAACTATCAAATATAACTTGAAATATGAAAGAACAAAGACAAGAACAAACCTGAAACTACAAAGCAATCACACACGAAGAGATAGTGATCAATTGATTTTGCTCTAGTTCAACGAAACCAAAAGCAGAATCAAACCCAGTGATCTCGGCGAACAGGCACGATGATCGTGATATTAACAATTAGGGTTCCATTTACTCCTAAATTTTATCCAAAATTCTTCAATTTCGATCACCTCTACATTTCAGTAatgaaataacaaaataaaaaaacaaaaacgaaAGCGCATTACATTGAATAGAAGAAGATAAAAAGAACGGCTACAAACCTTGCAGACAAGCAACACAATAACGGGGTTAGGGAAACAATCCTACTTTACGTGAACccttaagcaaaaaaaaattcaattgtaaataaataatataactaAAAGAACATTAATTACAGACCTggtccttttctttttcttttacattAGAAGCCACTTCTTCATATATGAACCCCAAatcattatatattttgtaaCCAATAGTAAACAATTACCTTTAAGTATtacttaattatatattttctgaAAAACTTCCTTATAGACAATGTTTTTCGTATGATTCCTTTGAGCAACATCCTCATTGCACACAAGAACCTTAAGCCCAGATTTCTTTGGAACCTAATTGGCATACTTTCATCAGTTGGAATCAAATTCATTCTTCCAATAAAGGTCTGCTTTCCAACATGTGTACCGGATATAACAATCCCTCCAACAACATTTGGCAAAAGATGTGTAACAATAAGTCTAGTCCCATTGCACAAACCAGCTGATATATCCAGATTTCGCATTAACATGACAGGAGATCCTTCTTTAAGAACCAACTTATGATCAGGCATACCCGAGCACTTGATATCATTAAGGAACTCAGTCGTAAGCCAATCAGCTTCAATACCAACTTCTTCATCAACGCCCCATATTGAATCAGAGCTTAAATAAGTCACCTCATTGGaatcaaataatgataacacaTATTTATTAACAACATCAACAGCTTCTAAAGTTGGAGCCAATATTGCCTTATCTTGATAATACTCAACAGAACCAATATTTTGAAGAATATTTGGAAACATTGTATGTACAATATCACTCACAGGATTGGAAGATTGTTGAATCAATGTTTCTGCCGGTACTGTTATAAGAGATTCACCATCATTATAGTCACCCAAGACTCCATCTCCAACACCTAGCACCCACTTTGCAAATTCTTTAATCTCTTCAACATTTTGATCATTTGGATTACCTAACAAACGCATATTTTCTGACAATGTCAACACTTTGCAAAATCTCCACAATCTAGATGAGTTTATGGTAGCCATCACAATCTCAGCTCTACCGCCTTTAGGGACAACTGGTaagatttgtctaaaatcaccaCCTAAAACAATAACTTTGCCACCAAATGGTTTATTAATACTATCTGGATCACATGATCTCATTATATCTCTCAATGTCCTATCCAATGCTTCAAAGGCATATCTATTAACCATTGGTGCCTCATCCCAAATAATAAGGCTAGTTCGTTGAAGTAATTCAGCTTTTGGGCTACCTTGAGCAATCCCACAACATGAATCCTCATTGACATTTAGAGGAATGGAGAAAAGTGAATGTGCAGTACGACCACCTGGAAGTAGAAGAGAAGCGATACCACTTGAAGCAACATTTAGTATAATTTTCTTCTCAGATCTCAACCTGTAGGTTAAAGTTTTCCATAGAAAGGTTTTACCAGTTCCACCATGTCCATTAACGAAGAAAAAACCACCATTATCCTTCTCAACTGCATCAATAATCTCATGATAAACCTTGCCTTGACAACTATTCAACTTATTAAAGAATTCCTCATGTAATTTCTTCATCTCAGCCATATCAAAATTTAGCTCATTGAATAGAAGAACATTACCAAACTCGTTTAAAGTACTACGCTCAACATttggcatgccatggaaatctTTAAGTGATTTGTCATTCATCATCAACACTTTTTCTATCTCCATTAAGCACAAATCTTTCAATTGATCATCATTAATCACCAAATCTACAACATGATTTCAATAAGAATTAATCAATTTCATTTGCATACTAAAGAATAAAAACTATAATTCTATTATCAAAGCTAATAAATACCTAAATTGTTATGCTTTCTCCGCAAATCATAGGTAATTCCATCAGCCAAAAGATGCCAAGTTTCCATCCATACATGCAATGGATTAGACATGGAATTTCCCAATAAGAAGGAAACAAACAAAGCTCTTGTGTAAGCCCCAGAAGACAGTGTAGCCACATTAAGTATAACACTAATATATTCACGATCATCCTTCAACAATCCCAAAGCCACACACGCATCTCTAAAACTGTCATATACCTTATTGTTCACTGTTCTCAAGTCTTCAAACTTTGTACAACCCATTTGCACATTCAACAACATTCTCAAGTAATACAATTCACCTGGGCCAGGAGGAACAAAATTGATTCGGCCAATAGAAAGCCCTTGTTTCCTTGGGTGCCATGACTTCATTTTTGGATCATAAACAAATGATGCCGGAAACTCAACATACGTTAATCCTTTACCGGCCGGATACTTAGAATTTGCATCCATCCATGCTAGGAACATACTGTTCTTAACTTTATTTCTCTCTAGTACATGCTCAATTACCTGATGTTCCTTGAACAATACAACTTGCTTCCTAGGTAAGTGGTACGTGAGCTTCTGAACTGGTGGCCATTTATGATGGATATCAAACATGAATAATCTCCACACAGCTTCACACGGGGACAAATATCTGCAATCAAAGTATTGTTTGATCTCGTCATTCTCCATCCTTTCGTCGTGCTTATTGTTACCGCTTGACATAGACATTGTAACCCTATCAACACCTTTGTTTATATATTTGAATAAGTACTTAATAGAGTTCGATTTGTTGCAATACTCTATGTTGATGTGTGCCTGGTATTTCATCAAAAGCTTCGGATTGTATGGAACAACATAACCATTGTCCAAATCAACCCCCCTCCTGTTGGTGGAGATACCAGTATTCCTCCTCCTATAGATTGGATACCCATCATTATCAAAAGTTGTAACTTCAGCATATTTTTTCGGGAAAAACTTGGAAAACGCCCATTCTTTATGCAAGGAGATTCTCTTCTACTTAATCCACAAGGACCATGCACCATATAATTAGATACAGCTTCAAACAATGAGGGATACAAATTAGGATCTGGTAGCTCAGCACATATAACAGAGTCTATCATTGCAGTTGAACTTAACTTGTACTCAGGACTCAACCACAGTAGAATATGAGCATGTGGTAAACCTCTCTTCTGAAACTCAATGTTGTACATAcctaataaaaaatcaaatatattaccgctaaaaatgaaaagaaaaccaaaaTCACCTATTACTACTCTACCTAAATATCTCAACAAAACTGGAGAATAAACAACTTACCAGCAATGGCCTTCCCAAAGAATTCACCTTTCTTCAAATCTGTCATTAGTTGATCTAATTTCATGCGAAAAACTCGACATGAAATATCAGGACGATCATATGCAGACAAAGAATAACCCGATACATGACGGTCAATCTCAGGCCATTTAGGATTGCATGTCATCGTAAGGAACAAGTCCGGGTATCCATATGTTCCACAAATTGCCATAGCATCTTGACAGTTTTCAAACATGTAACGTCTTCCACCAGTAAACGAAGATGGAAGTATAATCCTAGAACCAATTGATGAAGAATCATTATCACCGCGAGTAATAGCATCCTCAAGCCCAGCTAAGAAATCTTTGTGAATAGCATCTTGATTGTACCTTAGGTAGTAAAGCCTATTAGATTCAACCATAGCATAAGAATCAACCACAAATTGTTGGAACAATCGACGAGACAAGGTTATCCTCTTGCTTTCAAATTGCCTCTCATGAATTCTAAATGCAACCCATTCACGAAGTGACAAATTTTCCCGCTTGTGAATTGAGCTGTCATAGTTAATTCCACCAAACCCCATCTTTTCTgcaaacccttcttccccataAGGAAACAACAACGGATATTGTAAGGGCAAGAAACATGAGTGCGTCTCATAAATCCTCTGTAACGTACCCTCAACCGTACGAAGTACAATATCACGACCACAATCAGAACTATCAAAGTCACCAACAATTAAAGCAGCAACTTCATCTACACTTGGAAGATTGTACGTATTAGGATCATGCACCCGATTCCTAAACAACCTTAATGCAACCTGATTCGAATCAAATACTTCAACATGATCTCGAACTTTTCTAAAAGACTTCGCTAAAACATTGTGCTCATCCACCATTCCAATCAAATCTACCACTAAACTTCTATCAAGTGTGGTTTTGCCATCCCTACATAACTTCAAGGTATTAGCAAAATTCACCCCATATTCACATGGAGccatacaaaaacaaaaacaaaaaatacctGAAATGATTCATTCTATTTTGGACCTCATTCCTTGTATCATATATGTATAGCTGAGCAAATTTGGGATTATCACCTTCAACTGGGAGTAAGCTGCCAATACGATGATAATTTTGTCCACTTATAACAAATTGTGGAGGACCTCGTCCATCATTAAGACCACAATCAACTTTGCCACCAATGGATGTGAATGCGAACATGCTATTATAAGATCTAATATTGTCCCAAAAGTGACGACTCCTAGAATCAATATTACTGAGCAAGTTAGACAACAGAACTGGACTATCCACCAAATAAGGTAGCATAACCTTGCCCTTcatacaacaaatggagaaatCTGGCGAAGCACAATTTATTGCTTTTACAGCTCTCTCATGATACTAAAGCATAGCTCCACAATGCTTACAAGCCATATTCATTTCCCCAAGATCAATATATGCTGAAAAAATTGAACTCTCCATTATACTtttatgacaaaaaaaaaaaaaaaattaacgcaTTTAACTTTTATAAATCTTACATTGAATCTCAGCCACATCAAAGTGCAAATTAAGGTTGTCATGACTACGATTAACTTTCTGGTTCATTCGAGGAAAACCAAACTCTTCCTTTGAATGACACACTAAATACAAAATATGAACAAACTATCATTACTAAGGACTAAACACAAAATAactaaaaaacaaaattcaattattacattaataaataatatacaataacaaaaataatcTAGAGAAATATTTAcacaatctaataatctaattCACTCAACAATTATAATTCAACAATATTGAATCAGAATAGTAGAATTAAataccaaacaaaaaaaataaacaacacaAATCATTTACCACAAAATTCTAAAACATATACATATAATAATTCATCATGCACTTATAACTCATAGGCAatatagaaagagaaaaacacaAACTCATATTGATCCTTCTCTTCGAACGTTCCATATTAGGCTCTCTTATTGTACGTCCACGGTTAGACGGGAAAGGTAGTCAAATCGAGATACGTATCGTGTATCGCTAGACCCTAATTCCGTGTCGCGTATCGTATCGTAACGTGTATCGTAAGATACGGACACACaaaaaattaagtcataaattaaataatatactaatatatcatctaaatatagttcaaaataatcaaagatccaagtcataagtagaaaaatagtctcacaaagttcaagttcaacctaATTCCAAGCCATAAGCCAAACTAAAGTACTAAACATCAAAGAGATGAAATTAAATGTCCACTCCCTAATTCCAAGTCATTAAAGGGCTGctgaagttgaacgtgaaacatgaaagggctgctgaagtgaagttgaacgtgaaagggtgaaagaatcaaagaaaacatCACTTTATAGAGcaatttactaatttttaatgaaattaaatgcccaCTCCCTAATTTTTCTAGGGGAGTAAGATGAAACGGCATTTGAAAAATTGTTTTTGTATCgtatcgggatacgtatcgtgcgatacTCATGCGATATGTGCGATACAGGTCACGATACGAACACAAAAAGATACATACATGGGATACGTATCGTTTGGTTGATTTTCGTATCTtatcgggatacgtatcgtgcgatacGCACGATACTGACTACCATGTCTTCCCCAGAATTTCTACACCACAACAATTCAAAACAAATGTCATTAGAAAACAAGAATTCATTAGAGATTGTCTTATACCTCATATGCCTTAGTACAACTACAAAAAAATCAAACCTAAATTTAACACTAAAATACTTCAGAATTACTACTTTTTTTTCTCAACTCTACTCAACTCTCATTTACCTTCTTCTGTTATTATCTCTAatactaaataatatatattcaaataaaaatcaaatccaaaagaaaggaagaaaaccaTTCAAAATTCTAATTACTACTTACTTTTACTGGGCCCTACATGTGACCCTAATGAATTCGAATCAAATACACTGCAATTGTTTTCTCCACTTGTCTCGTTTGATCCTGTCAAAAAATACATATTAGAAAAAAATCATAACTTACTAAAACCAATAAATATTACATAATAACAATACCATTTAATAATAAAACCTTAAAATATGGGCAGCAAGATTTTACCACAACTACTACGGCCTTGAACAGAACTTGATGACTGAATTTCATTCGTAATATCTaccaaaaaattcaaataaaaaatttagcATGCAATTTCAATAATTATAAAATGGGTATAAAAATGTACTATAGCACAATGACTTCTAAGCTATGGAACA
This is a stretch of genomic DNA from Lotus japonicus ecotype B-129 chromosome 1, LjGifu_v1.2. It encodes these proteins:
- the LOC130732163 gene encoding uncharacterized protein LOC130732163, translating into MDSVDDSDYEDEGDDYVDHEMLIHTFDLTADLMNGSRHLTIPDYIQVECFRDLSTEINVLLPNGSWRRWEIIWYSFGEERRESGMMGEVRGPWFNFYKENFFRLGNTVRRHKLQLWKMGLPNCYKVVVLVE
- the LOC130709848 gene encoding uncharacterized protein LOC130709848 codes for the protein MFAFTSIGGKVDCGLNDGRGPPQFVISGQNYHRIGSLLPVEGDNPKFAQLYIYDTRNEVQNRMNHFRDGKTTLDRSLVVDLIGMVDEHNVLAKSFRKVRDHVEVFDSNQVALRLFRNRVHDPNTYNLPSVDEVAALIVGDFDSSDCGRDIVLRTVEGTLQRIYETHSCFLPLQYPLLFPYGEEGFAEKMGFGGINYDSSIHKRENLSLREWVAFRIHERQFESKRITLSRRLFQQFVVDSYAMVESNRLYYLRYNQDAIHKDFLAGLEDAITRGDNDSSSIGSRIILPSSFTGGRRYMFENCQDAMAICGTYGYPDLFLTMTCNPKWPEIDRHVSGYSLSAYDRPDISCRVFRMKLDQLMTDLKKGEFFGKAIAGMYNIEFQKRGLPHAHILLWLSPEYKLSSTAMIDSVICAELPDPNLYPSLFEAKRISLHKEWAFSKFFPKKYAEVTTFDNDGYPIYRRRNTGISTNRRGVDLDNGYVVPYNPKLLMKYQAHINIEYCNKSNSIKYLFKYINKGVDRVTMSMSSGNNKHDERMENDEIKQYFDCRYLSPCEAVWRLFMFDIHHKWPPVQKLTYHLPRKQVVLFKEHQVIEHVLERNKVKNSMFLAWMDANSKYPAGKGLTYVEFPASFVYDPKMKSWHPRKQGLSIGRINFVPPGPGELYYLRMLLNVQMGCTKFEDLRTVNNKVYDSFRDACVALGLLKDDREYISVILNVATLSSGAYTRALFVSFLLGNSMSNPLHVWMETWHLLADGITYDLRRKHNNLDLVINDDQLKDLCLMEIEKVLMMNDKSLKDFHGMPNVERSTLNEFGNVLLFNELNFDMAEMKKLHEEFFNKLNSCQGKVYHEIIDAVEKDNGGFFFVNGHGGTGKTFLWKTLTYRLRSEKKIILNVASSGIASLLLPGGRTAHSLFSIPLNVNEDSCCGIAQGSPKAELLQRTSLIIWDEAPMVNRYAFEALDRTLRDIMRSCDPDSINKPFGGKVIVLGGDFRQILPVVPKGGRAEIVMATINSSRLWRFCKVLTLSENMRLLGNPNDQNVEEIKEFAKWVLGVGDGVLGDYNDGESLITVPAETLIQQSSNPVSDIVHTMFPNILQNIGSVEYYQDKAILAPTLEAVDVVNKYVLSLFDSNEVTYLSSDSIWGVDEEVGIEADWLTTEFLNDIKCSGMPDHKLVLKEGSPVMLMRNLDISAGLCNGTRLIVTHLLPNVVGGIVISGTHVGKQTFIGRMNLIPTDESMPIRFQRNLGLRFLCAMRMLLKGIIRKTLSIRKFFRKYIIK